From Butyrivibrio proteoclasticus B316, the proteins below share one genomic window:
- a CDS encoding TNT domain-containing protein, protein MKKVYNCYGKDITGIKVKLQSATFGGYNAAGELVVNWPQVSAMVDDCGFDKTHKEPNGQYLMDVELPKGTIVVRYGSNKGYFTAPLGTAFELLGLPYEKSTCEYHQYKVVADGIHVKCVVKRGKVRAAFNSCGGAIQYYHEQSIANELLQHKLEEDFSWLTKEK, encoded by the coding sequence ATGAAAAAAGTTTACAATTGTTATGGAAAAGATATTACGGGGATAAAGGTAAAGCTTCAGAGTGCAACATTCGGCGGATATAACGCTGCAGGAGAACTTGTTGTTAACTGGCCTCAGGTCTCAGCTATGGTTGATGACTGTGGGTTTGACAAGACTCATAAGGAGCCAAACGGTCAGTACCTTATGGACGTAGAACTTCCAAAAGGAACTATTGTTGTAAGGTATGGTTCAAACAAGGGATATTTTACAGCTCCATTGGGAACAGCATTTGAACTCTTGGGCTTACCCTATGAAAAAAGCACATGTGAATACCATCAGTACAAAGTTGTAGCTGACGGAATCCATGTAAAATGCGTAGTAAAAAGAGGAAAGGTAAGGGCTGCGTTCAACAGCTGTGGTGGTGCTATTCAGTATTATCATGAGCAGAGCATCGCTAATGAACTACTGCAGCACAAGCTGGAGGAGGACTTTTCATGGCTTACGAAAGAGAAATGA